A window of Paenibacillus sp. 19GGS1-52 contains these coding sequences:
- a CDS encoding ABC transporter ATP-binding protein encodes MPNTAEKVEPVARLQGVSKKMGAKTLISDLTLDIPAGQIFGFLGPNGAGKTTTIRMMVGLISISSGDILICGRSIKDHFEEAVANIGAIVENPEMYKFLSGYQNLRQYARMVSGVSKQRIDEVVELVGLGARIHDKVKTYSLGMRQRLGVAQALLHRPKLLILDEPTNGLDPQGIRELRDYLRRLCQEEGTTVFVSSHLLSEMELMCDSVAIIQNGRLVDVKQLKTVGDVIMPIGETLFEVDEPEAALALIGRGVLKNGGIVLAATREEIAEWNAKLVTGGIKVYSIKTLARSLEDQFLEITGGEGIG; translated from the coding sequence ATGCCGAACACGGCAGAAAAAGTGGAACCTGTAGCTCGCCTGCAGGGAGTGAGCAAGAAAATGGGCGCCAAGACGCTAATTAGCGATCTAACGCTGGATATTCCAGCGGGTCAAATTTTTGGTTTCCTAGGGCCAAATGGAGCAGGGAAGACAACTACGATCCGGATGATGGTGGGTTTGATCTCCATTAGCAGCGGTGACATTCTGATCTGTGGCCGCAGTATTAAAGATCATTTTGAAGAGGCGGTAGCCAATATTGGCGCCATCGTAGAGAATCCTGAAATGTACAAGTTCCTGAGCGGATATCAGAATCTGCGCCAATATGCGCGCATGGTGTCAGGTGTGAGCAAACAACGGATTGATGAAGTTGTAGAGCTGGTAGGACTTGGAGCGAGGATTCATGACAAGGTGAAGACTTACTCATTGGGCATGCGCCAACGGCTTGGCGTAGCTCAGGCGCTGCTGCACCGGCCGAAGCTGCTGATTCTGGATGAGCCGACGAACGGGCTAGATCCGCAGGGCATCCGGGAGCTTCGTGACTATTTGCGCCGCCTTTGCCAGGAGGAAGGGACGACTGTTTTCGTATCCAGTCACTTGCTGTCCGAGATGGAGCTGATGTGCGATAGTGTAGCCATCATTCAGAATGGACGGCTGGTAGATGTGAAACAGCTGAAGACGGTAGGAGATGTCATTATGCCGATCGGTGAAACCTTGTTTGAGGTGGATGAGCCCGAAGCAGCACTGGCACTGATCGGTCGCGGAGTCTTAAAGAACGGAGGCATTGTCCTCGCAGCAACACGGGAGGAAATCGCCGAATGGAATGCAAAGCTGGTGACAGGCGGAATTAAAGTGTACAGCATCAAGACACTTGCCCGCTCGCTGGAGGATCAATTCTTGGAGATCACAGGAGGTGAAGGTATTGGGTAA
- a CDS encoding DUF2812 domain-containing protein has protein sequence MMWKFKLFVNFRKEEEWLNVWLQKGYELIKVNRMGIYTFKTTEQRNQVIKIDFQVLKTKGHLENYEALYEEFGWRHIAGNKGYSHHYLIKEKDGQNILFSDNPSEAALYKRLATYYGTAAIIPFVFLFNHNAVTFFLNPKAAYLTQGLWQMENSDFWSAFLFETPFAFMRISLVWIFPIITLIFLYNFFKYQTIAKNIKNKL, from the coding sequence ATGATGTGGAAATTTAAGCTGTTTGTTAATTTTAGGAAAGAAGAAGAATGGTTAAATGTGTGGCTTCAGAAGGGTTATGAGTTAATAAAGGTAAACAGAATGGGGATTTATACTTTTAAGACAACCGAACAACGGAATCAAGTCATTAAGATTGACTTTCAAGTATTGAAAACCAAAGGTCACTTAGAGAATTACGAAGCTCTGTATGAAGAATTCGGCTGGAGGCATATTGCTGGAAACAAAGGATATTCTCATCATTATTTAATCAAAGAGAAGGATGGTCAGAATATACTTTTTTCCGACAATCCTTCTGAAGCTGCTCTTTACAAACGTCTGGCGACGTATTACGGGACCGCGGCGATTATACCGTTTGTATTTCTTTTTAATCATAATGCAGTGACATTTTTTTTAAATCCGAAAGCAGCTTATTTAACCCAGGGCCTATGGCAAATGGAGAATTCGGATTTCTGGTCCGCATTCCTATTTGAAACTCCGTTTGCATTCATGAGAATTAGTTTGGTTTGGATTTTTCCCATAATTACATTGATATTTTTATATAACTTTTTTAAATATCAGACCATTGCAAAGAACATCAAGAACAAATTGTAG
- a CDS encoding PadR family transcriptional regulator has product MNRNSLLPLTETTYYIMLVLQEPAHGYLIMQKVEEMSLGDVRIAAGTLYGAVENLLKLQLIERIADGDNRRKVYVLTAKGRELLGQDAKRMNHMTSLLKEMDYDVEI; this is encoded by the coding sequence GTGAATAGAAATTCTTTGTTACCTTTAACAGAGACAACGTATTACATAATGTTAGTGTTACAAGAACCTGCCCATGGCTATCTAATTATGCAAAAGGTAGAAGAAATGAGTCTGGGAGACGTACGGATTGCCGCTGGGACGTTATATGGTGCAGTTGAAAATTTACTGAAGCTTCAATTAATTGAACGAATTGCAGATGGTGACAATCGGAGAAAGGTTTATGTACTAACGGCAAAAGGACGTGAACTTTTAGGGCAGGATGCTAAACGAATGAATCATATGACAAGCCTTTTAAAGGAGATGGATTATGATGTGGAAATTTAA
- the gltB gene encoding glutamate synthase large subunit — MRHTELPSKQGLYDPQFEKDACGMGFVAHIKGKPSHDIVTNALTMLFNMEHRGGQGSEPNSGDGAGIMLQIPHRFFAGEAKKLGFELPKQGHYGVGMIFLSHNEEIRARHEALLSDIIAEEGQEVLGYRDVPTYDEMLGKTAKAAKPYVRQVFIARSTAISDDMDFERKLYVIRKRAELAIRYGNVEESESFYVPSLSCRKIVYKGMLTTVQVGQFYLDLQSEELESAIAMVHSRFSTNTFPSWERAHPYRFMIHNGEINTLRGNVNWMHARQSLFKSEVFGESLSQIKPVINPDGSDTAMFDNTFEFLYLSGRSLPQVAMMMVPEPWSNHNSMDEKKKAFYEYHSTLMEPWDGPAAMGFTDGVQIGAILDRNGLRPARYYVTKDDMIILSSEAGVLDIPAENILYKDRLKPGRMLLIDTKEGRIISDEEVKASIASEQPYREWLDEHLISLADLPDAPELPNPKHDNVQQLQQAFGYTFEDLRKVLEPMASTGAESVVSMGYDSPLAVLSDRPQRLYNYFKQMFAQVTNPPIDAIREELVTSTTTTIGPERNLLKPEPESCRQITLDTPILSNEDFAKIRHVRRAGFKSMSIPILFPAELGGEGMRLALERMNEAADRVMAKGHNILILSDRGVDRENAAIPALLAVSSLHHHLILQGTRTKVSILLESGEPREVHHYALLLGYGVSAVNPYLAFESLDDMIGQGLLRGISHEKAVKNYIKAATKTVVKILSKMGISTIQSYRGAQIFEAVGLNSEFVDQYFTWTPSRIGGIGLEEVAIEALTHHNRAFTEKDGNDKVLDSGGEYQWRSDGEDHLFNPQTIHMLQHSVRSGDYELYKKYATLVQGESEKFQTLRSLLQFNSPYESIPLDEVESAASIMKRFKTGAMSFGSISKEAHETLAIAMNRIGGKSNTGEGGEDPARFIPDSNGDSRRSAIKQVASGRFGVTSNYLVNADEIQIKMAQGAKPGEGGQLPGRKVYPWVAEVRGSTAGVGLISPPPHHDIYSIEDLAELIYDLKNANPRAAINVKLVSEVGVGTIAAGVAKGRADIILISGYDGGTGASPMNSIRHAGLPWELGLAETHQTLMLNNLRDRVVLETDGKMLSGRDLAVAVLLGAEEYGFATAPLVSVGCIMMRVCHMDTCPVGVATQNPELRKNFTGDPQHVVNFMTFIAEDLREIMASLGFRTIQEMVGRTDCLDAVQASHHWKKKGVDLSSLLHTPKLAEGSTRYRSQYQNHGLEETLDVSTLLKLAEPALENGTLVEASLPIRNVNRAVGTILGSELTRKYGAAGLPDDTIRLNFTGSAGQSLGAFMPKGITITVEGDSNDYVGKGLSGGKIIIKPSPLATFAAEDNIIIGNTALYGATGGEAYISGIAGERFGVRNSGANVVVEGVGDHGCEYMTGGRVVVLGETGRNFAAGMSGGIAYVYDPDNTFVSRCNLEMVLLERVEEPEEIAELQGLIVRHTELTGSVLGSRVLEQWADNLPKFARVIPKDYKRMMQQIRKVEESGLTGEAALMAAFEANMRELARVGG; from the coding sequence ATGAGACACACTGAACTGCCCAGCAAACAGGGCCTTTACGATCCTCAGTTCGAAAAAGATGCTTGTGGCATGGGGTTTGTAGCCCATATTAAAGGCAAACCGTCCCATGATATTGTAACTAACGCTTTAACTATGCTCTTTAATATGGAGCATCGGGGAGGCCAAGGAAGCGAACCTAACTCTGGTGACGGAGCTGGTATCATGCTGCAAATTCCGCATCGTTTCTTTGCCGGTGAAGCCAAGAAACTTGGTTTTGAATTGCCGAAGCAAGGACATTATGGCGTGGGCATGATCTTTTTGTCACATAACGAGGAGATTCGCGCTCGCCATGAAGCTCTTCTGAGCGATATTATCGCTGAAGAAGGTCAAGAAGTGCTCGGTTACCGTGACGTGCCTACCTATGATGAAATGCTGGGCAAAACGGCTAAAGCCGCCAAACCTTATGTACGTCAAGTATTTATCGCTCGTTCAACTGCGATTTCTGATGATATGGATTTTGAACGCAAACTGTATGTTATCCGTAAACGCGCCGAGCTTGCTATCCGTTATGGCAATGTAGAAGAAAGTGAATCCTTCTACGTGCCAAGCTTATCCTGTCGCAAGATCGTATACAAGGGTATGTTGACTACTGTGCAAGTAGGACAATTCTATCTGGACCTGCAGAGTGAAGAGCTGGAATCGGCTATCGCGATGGTTCACTCCCGTTTCAGCACCAACACGTTCCCTAGCTGGGAGCGGGCGCATCCCTATCGCTTTATGATCCATAATGGCGAGATTAACACACTGCGCGGTAATGTAAACTGGATGCACGCTCGTCAATCACTGTTCAAGAGTGAAGTCTTCGGAGAATCCTTAAGTCAGATCAAACCGGTGATTAACCCAGATGGTTCGGATACAGCGATGTTCGATAATACCTTTGAATTCCTGTACCTTAGCGGACGCTCCCTGCCACAGGTTGCCATGATGATGGTTCCTGAACCTTGGAGCAACCATAATAGTATGGATGAGAAGAAGAAGGCTTTCTATGAATATCACAGCACCTTGATGGAGCCATGGGATGGACCAGCAGCGATGGGCTTTACTGACGGCGTGCAGATTGGCGCTATTCTCGACCGTAACGGTCTGCGTCCAGCACGTTATTATGTAACCAAAGACGATATGATTATATTGTCCTCCGAGGCAGGAGTGCTAGATATTCCCGCAGAGAACATCCTTTACAAAGACCGCTTGAAACCAGGACGTATGCTGCTTATAGATACGAAGGAAGGCCGCATTATTTCTGATGAAGAGGTTAAAGCGTCGATTGCTTCCGAGCAGCCGTACCGTGAGTGGCTGGATGAGCATTTGATCAGCTTGGCCGATCTTCCGGATGCACCGGAGCTGCCTAATCCGAAGCACGACAATGTACAACAGCTTCAGCAGGCTTTTGGCTATACGTTTGAAGATTTACGCAAGGTGCTGGAACCCATGGCATCAACGGGTGCGGAATCCGTAGTCTCGATGGGTTATGATTCTCCACTGGCTGTGCTGTCGGATCGGCCGCAGCGGCTCTATAATTACTTCAAACAAATGTTCGCCCAGGTAACCAATCCGCCAATCGATGCAATTCGCGAAGAGCTGGTTACGTCTACAACTACGACAATCGGACCTGAGCGCAACCTGCTGAAACCGGAACCGGAAAGCTGTCGACAGATCACGCTGGATACACCAATTCTTTCCAATGAGGATTTTGCCAAGATCCGCCATGTCCGCCGTGCAGGCTTCAAATCGATGTCGATTCCAATTCTGTTCCCGGCTGAGCTTGGCGGAGAAGGCATGCGGCTCGCCCTTGAACGCATGAACGAGGCCGCTGACCGTGTCATGGCCAAGGGACATAACATTCTTATACTGTCCGACCGCGGTGTAGACCGTGAGAATGCGGCGATTCCGGCATTGCTTGCCGTGTCCAGCCTGCATCACCATCTAATCCTGCAAGGAACACGGACTAAAGTGAGCATCTTGCTGGAATCCGGTGAACCACGTGAAGTTCATCATTATGCGCTTCTGCTCGGCTATGGCGTAAGTGCGGTAAATCCGTATCTGGCCTTCGAAAGTCTGGATGATATGATCGGCCAAGGCCTGCTGCGTGGAATCTCGCATGAGAAGGCTGTGAAGAATTATATTAAAGCGGCGACTAAGACCGTTGTCAAAATATTGTCCAAAATGGGCATATCCACGATTCAGTCGTACCGTGGTGCGCAGATTTTTGAAGCGGTGGGCTTGAACTCTGAATTCGTGGACCAGTATTTCACCTGGACGCCTTCCCGTATTGGCGGAATTGGTCTCGAGGAAGTGGCTATTGAGGCTCTTACTCACCATAACCGTGCTTTCACCGAGAAGGACGGCAATGATAAGGTACTTGATTCCGGTGGCGAATATCAATGGCGCAGCGATGGGGAGGATCATCTGTTTAATCCGCAGACGATTCATATGCTTCAGCACTCTGTACGCAGCGGCGATTACGAGTTATATAAGAAATACGCTACGCTTGTTCAGGGAGAAAGCGAGAAGTTTCAGACCCTTCGTTCGCTGCTGCAGTTCAATTCACCTTATGAGTCCATTCCGCTGGATGAGGTAGAATCAGCCGCCTCTATTATGAAACGCTTTAAGACAGGGGCAATGTCCTTCGGTTCGATCAGTAAGGAAGCGCATGAGACGCTGGCAATCGCGATGAACAGAATCGGCGGCAAGAGCAATACCGGCGAGGGCGGTGAAGATCCGGCGCGGTTTATTCCGGACAGCAACGGCGATTCCCGCCGCAGTGCCATTAAACAGGTAGCATCGGGACGTTTCGGAGTCACTTCGAATTATCTCGTTAACGCAGATGAAATCCAGATCAAGATGGCACAAGGAGCTAAACCGGGAGAAGGCGGGCAGCTTCCAGGACGTAAGGTATATCCTTGGGTTGCTGAGGTTCGCGGCTCTACGGCAGGCGTGGGTCTAATCTCACCTCCACCGCATCATGATATTTATTCCATTGAGGATTTGGCGGAGCTGATCTATGATCTGAAGAATGCCAATCCACGTGCTGCGATTAACGTTAAGCTTGTATCTGAGGTTGGTGTAGGCACGATTGCGGCCGGTGTGGCCAAAGGGCGTGCTGATATTATCCTGATCAGCGGTTATGACGGCGGGACAGGCGCATCGCCTATGAACTCTATCCGTCATGCAGGTCTTCCATGGGAGCTGGGTCTGGCTGAAACTCATCAGACTTTGATGCTGAACAATCTGCGTGACCGAGTTGTATTGGAAACAGACGGTAAGATGCTGAGTGGCCGCGATTTGGCGGTAGCCGTATTATTGGGTGCCGAAGAGTATGGCTTCGCCACAGCACCACTTGTATCAGTTGGATGTATTATGATGCGTGTATGTCACATGGACACTTGTCCGGTTGGTGTAGCTACTCAGAATCCAGAGCTTCGTAAGAACTTTACCGGAGATCCACAGCATGTCGTTAACTTTATGACCTTTATCGCCGAGGATTTGCGGGAAATTATGGCCAGTCTTGGCTTCCGTACCATTCAAGAAATGGTAGGTCGTACGGATTGTCTGGATGCTGTGCAGGCATCGCATCACTGGAAGAAAAAAGGTGTAGATCTTAGCAGCTTGCTGCACACTCCAAAATTAGCAGAAGGAAGCACACGTTACCGTAGCCAATATCAGAACCATGGCCTTGAAGAGACGCTAGACGTCTCCACACTGCTGAAGCTGGCAGAACCTGCCTTGGAGAACGGAACGCTTGTAGAGGCTTCTCTGCCCATTAGGAACGTTAACCGTGCGGTTGGTACCATTCTGGGCAGTGAACTGACACGTAAATATGGCGCAGCAGGTTTGCCTGACGATACGATTCGTCTGAACTTCACTGGTTCTGCAGGACAAAGTTTGGGTGCATTCATGCCGAAGGGAATTACGATTACGGTTGAAGGCGACTCCAATGACTATGTCGGTAAAGGTCTATCCGGCGGCAAGATCATCATCAAACCATCACCTTTGGCTACTTTTGCAGCTGAAGATAACATTATTATCGGGAATACGGCGCTTTACGGAGCAACAGGCGGCGAAGCTTATATCAGCGGTATCGCCGGCGAACGATTTGGTGTCCGCAACTCTGGGGCAAATGTTGTTGTAGAAGGCGTGGGCGACCACGGCTGTGAATACATGACCGGCGGACGCGTGGTAGTGCTTGGCGAGACTGGTCGCAACTTTGCGGCGGGCATGTCAGGTGGTATTGCTTACGTGTACGACCCTGACAATACTTTTGTCAGCCGCTGCAACCTGGAAATGGTATTGCTGGAGCGGGTAGAAGAGCCAGAGGAAATTGCTGAGCTGCAGGGCCTGATTGTCCGTCATACGGAGCTTACAGGCAGTGTGCTTGGATCACGGGTACTTGAACAGTGGGCAGATAATTTGCCGAAGTTCGCCCGTGTAATTCCGAAGGATTATAAACGTATGATGCAGCAGATTCGTAAGGTAGAAGAAAGCGGACTGACGGGTGAGGCTGCTTTGATGGCCGCTTTTGAAGCGAATATGCGCGAGCTCGCACGTGTAGGTGGCTAA